The genomic stretch CCGGCTTTCGGTGCTGCGCGACGTGCTGAACGGCTTCGACGTAAAGCCCTCGTGGTTCTACGCCACGCACGTGGAGCGCACCGAAAAGCTGGTGGACGAGGCCATCGAGATCTCCAACCAGGGAATGCCCTGCGACATGGACGTGGTGGAGGGCGACCTTCACCGCTGGGTGCGCTACTGGCTGGACCACGGCGGAAACCCCGAGCGGCTGACGGTTTCGTCCGACGCGTCCATGACCGGGCACGGGCTGGTGTGGCGGCAGGTGCGCGAGTGCGTGCTGGAGCATGGTTTCACGCTGGAACAGATGCTGCCCATGATCACCCGCAACACGGGGCGCATCCTGAAGCTGCGGGAAAAGGGCGAGATCCGGAAAGCCTTCGTGGGCGACCTGGTGATGCTCGAGGAAGGCTCGCTGGAAATCGTCAACGTGATGTCGCGGGGCAAGATGATGGTGCGCGACGGCACGCTGACGTGCCAGGAGAACTGGCTGAAGGACAGCGACCGGGAGATCCACCTGTCCGGGCGCAAGAACGAGGGCGGCGACGACGACTGACCGCGCACCCACGAGGGGCGCGCGGGGCAGGGCGGACGGGGAACGAGGAAAGAGCGCAAATGGCCGAGGACCAGGAAGAGCAGCAGGGCCGCAACGGCCAGCAGGACGTAGAGGCGGGCGGCCACGCGCAGCGGATGGGGCACCTGCTGGTGATCGGCGGCGCGGAAGATCCCGACGAGGACGACATGAAGATCCTGCCGCACTTCGTGAAAATGTGCGGCGGGCCCTCTGCGCGGATCGTCGTCTGCTCGTCGCCTTCGGAAAACCCGCACGACAAGGCCGACACCTACGAGCGGCTGCTCGACAAGATCGGCGTGGCCGCGGTGTTTCCGGCCCCCATCGACAGCCGCGACGAAGCCGAGGACCCGGACCTTCTGGAGTTCACCCGCGAGGCCACGGGCGTCTTCTTTACCGGCGGCGACCAGCTGCGGCTGACGGCGCTGGTGGCCGGGACCGCGTTCGGTGAGATGGTGAGGACGCGGCTGTACGGCGACAACCTGGTGGTAGGCGGCACCAGCGCCGGCGCCGCCGCCATGAGCAGCGTGATGCTCATCGGCGGCAAGAGCGAGGGCACGGTGAAGCGCGAGGACGTGAGCCTGGCGCCGGGGCTGGGCTACTGGCGCGACACCGTGGTCGACACGCACTTCAGCCAGCGCGGCCGGGTCAGCCGCCTGATGACCATCTTTGCGCACAATCCCCAGGTGCTGGGCATCGGCATCGACGAGAACACGGCGATCGACCTCGTTCCCGGAGACCGCTTCACCGTGATCGGCGCAGGCGTGGTGATGGTGTTCAACGGCCGCGTCAGCCACACCAACGCGCCCGACGCGTCCGACGACGAAACGCTGGCCATCACCGACACGGCGCTC from Longimicrobium sp. encodes the following:
- a CDS encoding cyanophycinase; protein product: MAEDQEEQQGRNGQQDVEAGGHAQRMGHLLVIGGAEDPDEDDMKILPHFVKMCGGPSARIVVCSSPSENPHDKADTYERLLDKIGVAAVFPAPIDSRDEAEDPDLLEFTREATGVFFTGGDQLRLTALVAGTAFGEMVRTRLYGDNLVVGGTSAGAAAMSSVMLIGGKSEGTVKREDVSLAPGLGYWRDTVVDTHFSQRGRVSRLMTIFAHNPQVLGIGIDENTAIDLVPGDRFTVIGAGVVMVFNGRVSHTNAPDASDDETLAITDTALHTLPEGYGFNLRTKRPLLPGGEQIPKVEH